From a single Miscanthus floridulus cultivar M001 chromosome 8, ASM1932011v1, whole genome shotgun sequence genomic region:
- the LOC136470856 gene encoding endoglucanase 4-like — MDTPRDVYKVTPDKPGSDVAGETAAALAAASLVFRTCDPAYSAKLLQTAQKVFDFADRFRGSYSDSLGSVACPFYCSYSGYHDELLWAAAWLHMATAATSQAGNSSDVYLSYIYSNGHNLGAEQDDFTFSWDDKRVGTKVLLSKAFLQGIGKGKSDDALRLYKAHADTYVCSLVPGAAGFQQSQFTPGGLLFQEGDSNMQYVTSTAFLLLAYANSLASAGGGVQVSCGGGVVPASALVAVAKRQVDYILGANPARMSYMVGFGARYPRHVHHRGASMPSVRDHPARIACDEGFRYLHSADPDANVLVGAVVGGPDGSDAFTDSRDNFAQTEPSTYTNAPLVGALAFFAAGRHR, encoded by the exons ATGGACACCCCGCGCGACGTGTACAAGGTCACGCCTGATAAGCCTGGCTCCGACGTCGCCGGCGAGACCGCTgccgcgctcgccgccgcgtcTCTCGTGTTCCGGACCTGTGACCCCGCTTACTCCGCCAAGCTGCTGCAGACTGCTCAGAAG GTGTTCGATTTCGCGGACCGGTTCAGGGGCTCGTACAGCGACTCGCTCGGCTCCGTGGCCTGCCCGTTCTACTGCTCCTACTCTGGCTACCAT GACGAGCTGCTGTGGGCGGCGGCGTGGCTGCacatggcgacggcggcgacgtCGCAGGCCGGCAACTCATCGGACGTGTACCTGTCGTACATCTACTCCAACGGGCACAACCTGGGCGCGGAGCAGGACGACTTCACCTTTAGCTGGGACGACAAGCGCGTGGGCACCAAGGTCCTCCTCTCCAAGGCCTTCCTGCAGGGCATCGGCAAGGGCAAGTCCGACGACGCGCTGCGGCTCTACAAGGCGCACGCCGACACCTACGTGTGCTCGCTCGTGCCGGGCGCCGCCGGCTTCCAGCAGTCGCAGTTCACGCCGGGGGGACTCCTGTTCCAGGAAGGCGACAGCAACATGCAGTACGTCACATCCACGGCGTTCCTCCTCCTCGCGTACGCCAACTCCCTCGCGTCCGCCGGCGGCGGAGTGCAGGTCtcgtgcggcggcggcgtggtgccGGCGTCCGCGCTGGTGGCCGTCGCCAAGCGGCAGGTGGACTACATCCTGGGCGCCAACCCGGCGCGGATGTCCTACATGGTCGGGTTCGGTGCGCGGTACCCGCGGCACGTGCACCACCGCGGCGCGTCCATGCCGTCGGTGCGTGATCACCCCGCGCGCATCGCCTGCGACGAGGGGTTCCGGTACCTGCACTCGGCGGATCCCGACGCCAACGTGCTGGTCGGCGCCGTCGTCGGCGGGCCTGACGGCAGCGACGCCTTCACCGACAGCCGCGACAACTTCGCGCAGACTGAACCTTCCACCTACACCAACGCACCGCTCGTCGGCGCGCTCGCCTTCTTCGCCGCCGGCCGCCACCGCTGA
- the LOC136477298 gene encoding NADP-dependent D-sorbitol-6-phosphate dehydrogenase-like, which yields MSSGRSQHWWLWNSDHGHVLEACKDSLKKLQLDYLDLYLIHFPVATRHTGVGTTSSALSDDGVLDIDTTISLETTWHAMEELVSMGLVRSIGISNYDIFLTRDCLAYAKIKPAVNQIEIHPYFQRDSLIKFCQKHGICVTAHTPLGGSTANTEWFGSVSCLDDPVVKSLAEKYGKTPAQLVLRWGLQRNTVVIPKTSKVERLQENFEVFDFDISGEDMEKMKAVDRNYRTNQPAKFWGIDLFA from the exons ATGTCCTCGGGCCGCTCCCAGCACTGGTGG CTGTGGAACTCAGATCATGGCCATGTGCTTGAAGCCTGCAAGGATAGCTTGAAGAAGCTGCAGCTAGATTATCTCGATCTCTATCTTATCCACTTCCCAGTAGCTACTAGGCATACAG GAGTTGGCACAACTTCTAGCGCCCTCAGTGATGATGGCGTGCTAGACATTGATACCACTATCTCATTGGAAACAACATGGCATGCAATGGAAGAACTTGTTTCCATGGGACTGGTGCGCAGCATTGGAATCAG CAACTACGACATCTTCCTCACTAGAGACTGCTTGGCATACGCCAAGATAAAGCCTGCAGTGAACCAAATCGAGATTCACCCCTACTTCCAGCGTGATTCTCTTATCAAGTTCTGCCAGAAACATGGGATCTGCGTCACCGCGCATACCCCCTTGGGTGGCTCCACTGCCAACACCGAGTGGTTTGGGTCTGTCTCATGCCTCGACGACCCTGTCGTCAAG AGCTTGGCTGAGAAGTACGGCAAGACGCCAGCGCAGCTTGTCCTCCGCTGGGGTCTGCAGCGGAACACGGTGGTGATTCCCAAGACCTCCAAGGTGGAGAGGCTGCAGGAGAACTTTGAGGTCTTCGATTTCGACATCTCTGGCGAGGACATGGAGAAGATGAAGGCCGTCGACAGGAACTACCGGACTAACCAGCCTGCCAAATTCTGGGGCATCGACCTGTTTGCTTAG